DNA sequence from the Cupriavidus oxalaticus genome:
GCAAGCCATGACCCAGAAGCTCACCATCACCCGCCCGGACGACTGGCACCTGCACCTGCGCGACGGCGCAGCCCTGGCGGCCGTGCTGCCCGACACCGCCCGCCAGTTCGCGCGCGCGATCATCATGCCGAACCTGAAGCCACCCGTGACCACGGTGGAGCAGGCGCAGGCCTACCGTGCCCGCATCCTGGCGGCGCTGCCGGCCGGCATGCAGTTCGAGCCGCTGATGACGCTGTACCTGACCGACAACACCAGCCCCGAGGAAATCGTCGCGGCCAAGGCCAGCGGCTTCGTGCACGGCGTCAAGCTGTACCCGGCGGGCGCCACCACCAACAGCGACGCCGGCGTGACCGACATCCGCCGTTGCTACGCCGCGCTGGAAGCGATGCAGCGCGAAGGCCTGCCGCTGCTGGTGCACGGCGAAGTCACCGACCCGGCCATCGATATCTTCGACCGCGAGGCCGTGTTCATCGAGCAGGTGATGACGCCGCTGCGCCGCGACATGCCCGAACTGAAGGTGGTGTTCGAGCACATCACCACGAAGGACGCCGCGCAATACGTGCTGGAAGCCGGCGGCCCGGTCGGCGCGACCATCACCGCCCACCACCTGCTGTACAACCGCAACGCGATCTTCACCGGCGGCATCCGCCCGCACTATTACTGCCTGCCGGTGCTCAAGCGCGAAACCCACCGCGAGGCGCTGGTGGCGGCCGCTACTTCGGGCAACCCGCGCTTCTTCCTGGGCACCGACAGCGCGCCGCACGCGCGCGGGCTGAAAGAGCACGCCTGCGGCTGCGCCGGCTGCTACACCGCGCTGCACGCGATGGAGCTGTATGCCGAGGCCTTCGACGCCGCCGGCGCGCTCGACAAGCTGGAAGCCTTCGCCAGCTTCAACGGCCCGGCCTTCTACGGCCTGCCGCGCAACACCGGCACGCTGACGCTGGAGCGTGAAGACTGGCAGC
Encoded proteins:
- the pyrC gene encoding dihydroorotase — translated: MTQKLTITRPDDWHLHLRDGAALAAVLPDTARQFARAIIMPNLKPPVTTVEQAQAYRARILAALPAGMQFEPLMTLYLTDNTSPEEIVAAKASGFVHGVKLYPAGATTNSDAGVTDIRRCYAALEAMQREGLPLLVHGEVTDPAIDIFDREAVFIEQVMTPLRRDMPELKVVFEHITTKDAAQYVLEAGGPVGATITAHHLLYNRNAIFTGGIRPHYYCLPVLKRETHREALVAAATSGNPRFFLGTDSAPHARGLKEHACGCAGCYTALHAMELYAEAFDAAGALDKLEAFASFNGPAFYGLPRNTGTLTLEREDWQLPAELPYGDTTLVPLRGGETLRWKAR